One region of Paucibacter aquatile genomic DNA includes:
- a CDS encoding DUF3108 domain-containing protein has protein sequence MFSRRDWQRDWLRARPWLLALGLSTVAHAWLLQRSGDAESPRPPAPQASPGRATVRVLSTAPVSAASPEATRTPAPKLPPARSRSAAPAVTPNHTQPVPAASPTAQAEATTPEPAPATAAPGPPHTARLAAAGEWHYILLQNGAYGRARLNWQPSGRDYSLMLERELEGRPLPAWKSQGQIDEQGLSPERYVQQRRGRDMMATNFRRDEGLISYSTSADLVPLPAGVQDRLSWWIQLAALIEARPEHYPPGSELRLPVAAFRGEAREWVFQVLDQQTLELPGASVARALHLRRLALGPYSGEIEVWLDPARGHIPVQLIMDLPDDRGWQLQLSNTPSDKP, from the coding sequence GTGTTTTCCCGGCGCGATTGGCAGCGCGATTGGCTGCGCGCCCGCCCCTGGCTGCTCGCCCTCGGCCTGAGCACGGTCGCCCATGCCTGGCTGCTGCAACGGAGCGGCGACGCCGAATCCCCGCGCCCGCCGGCACCGCAGGCCAGCCCCGGGCGGGCGACGGTGCGGGTGCTGAGCACGGCGCCGGTCAGCGCGGCTTCGCCTGAAGCGACGCGCACGCCTGCGCCAAAGCTCCCACCCGCACGCTCGCGCAGCGCAGCGCCCGCCGTCACACCCAACCACACGCAGCCGGTACCGGCGGCCAGCCCAACGGCCCAAGCCGAGGCCACAACGCCCGAGCCCGCGCCAGCCACGGCAGCGCCCGGCCCGCCTCACACCGCCCGCCTCGCAGCCGCCGGCGAGTGGCATTACATCCTGCTGCAAAACGGCGCCTACGGCCGCGCCCGGCTCAACTGGCAGCCCTCGGGGCGCGACTACAGCCTGATGCTGGAGCGCGAACTGGAAGGCCGGCCCCTGCCCGCCTGGAAAAGCCAGGGGCAGATCGACGAACAAGGCCTGAGCCCCGAGCGCTATGTACAGCAGCGCCGCGGCCGCGACATGATGGCCACCAATTTCCGCCGCGACGAGGGCCTGATCAGCTATTCCACCAGCGCCGACTTGGTGCCCCTGCCGGCCGGCGTGCAAGACCGGCTGAGCTGGTGGATCCAACTGGCAGCCCTGATCGAGGCGAGGCCCGAACACTACCCGCCGGGCAGCGAGCTGCGCCTGCCGGTGGCCGCCTTTCGAGGTGAGGCGCGCGAGTGGGTGTTCCAGGTGCTGGACCAGCAAACCCTGGAGCTGCCCGGCGCCAGCGTCGCCCGCGCCTTGCATCTGCGGCGCCTGGCCCTGGGGCCGTACAGCGGGGAGATTGAAGTCTGGCTGGACCCGGCGCGCGGTCACATCCCCGTGCAGCTGATCATGGACCTGCCCGACGACCGGGGCTGGCAGCTGCAGCTCAGCAACACGCCCTCTGACAAACCCTGA
- a CDS encoding fumarylacetoacetate hydrolase family protein: MKLATYKDGSRDGQLVVVSRDLSQAHYANGIASRLQQVLDDWGFLSPQLEELYTSLNHGKLRHAFNFDPKQCMAPLPRAGQWLRGSAYLSHLQLLRQARGETGDAGLDLDPLLVQGASDDFRGPCEPGRFASEAMGIDFEAGLAAVTGDVEQGVTPAQALEGVRLLMLCNDWSLRQLQASEQAKGQGALQSRPAVAFSPVAVTPDELGAAWSGGRVDLSLQTMWNGRKVGQCDAGPEMGFHVGQLIAHAAKTRRLRAGCVIGTGPVSNKDASRGYSCIAEKRALETLDGGAPKTAYMKFGDTVRIETKGRDGLSLFGAIDQDVMSLHDEEPVDAAPATTFAADAAE; the protein is encoded by the coding sequence ATGAAACTTGCCACCTATAAGGACGGCTCCCGCGACGGCCAGCTCGTGGTCGTCTCGCGCGACCTGAGCCAGGCTCACTACGCCAACGGCATCGCCAGCCGCCTGCAGCAGGTGCTGGACGACTGGGGCTTTCTCTCGCCGCAGTTGGAAGAGCTGTACACCAGCCTCAACCACGGCAAGCTGCGCCATGCCTTCAATTTCGACCCCAAGCAGTGCATGGCGCCGCTGCCGCGCGCCGGCCAGTGGCTGCGCGGCTCGGCCTATCTGAGCCATCTGCAGCTGCTGCGGCAGGCGCGTGGCGAGACCGGCGATGCTGGCCTGGATCTGGACCCGCTGCTGGTGCAGGGCGCCAGCGATGACTTTCGTGGCCCCTGCGAGCCCGGGCGTTTTGCCTCCGAGGCCATGGGGATCGACTTCGAGGCGGGGCTGGCTGCAGTTACCGGCGATGTCGAGCAAGGCGTCACGCCGGCTCAGGCGCTGGAAGGCGTGCGCCTGCTGATGCTGTGCAATGACTGGAGCTTGCGCCAGCTGCAGGCCTCGGAGCAGGCCAAGGGCCAGGGCGCGCTGCAGAGCCGGCCGGCCGTGGCCTTCAGCCCGGTGGCGGTAACGCCGGATGAGCTCGGCGCGGCCTGGAGCGGCGGCCGGGTGGATTTGAGCCTGCAGACCATGTGGAACGGTCGCAAGGTCGGCCAGTGCGACGCCGGGCCGGAGATGGGGTTTCATGTCGGGCAGTTGATCGCCCATGCGGCCAAGACCCGCCGCCTGCGCGCCGGCTGCGTGATTGGCACTGGCCCGGTCAGCAACAAGGACGCCAGCCGTGGCTACAGCTGCATCGCCGAGAAGCGTGCGCTGGAAACCCTGGACGGCGGCGCGCCCAAGACCGCGTACATGAAGTTCGGTGACACCGTGCGCATCGAGACGAAGGGCCGTGACGGGCTCAGCCTCTTCGGCGCCATCGATCAGGATGTCATGTCACTGCATGACGAGGAGCCGGTGGACGCAGCCCCGGCCACGACCTTCGCAGCCGATGCCGCGGAATGA
- a CDS encoding DUF4197 domain-containing protein → MLQRRPLLLLPLLGLASPCVRAGLTEGDAASGIRAALERGAAAAVAQLGRSDGFLGNPAVRIELPGHLKDAAKLLKTLGQGRKVDELLTAMNRAAEAAVPAAQPLLLAAVKGMSVEDGLKILRGGDDAVTQYFAGKTRSPLIEKFLPLVTQATQKVALADKYNAVAGKAAGLGLLRQDDANIQQYVTGRTIDGLFLVIGEEERKIRQDPLGTGSALLKKVFGGLN, encoded by the coding sequence ATGCTGCAACGCCGCCCCCTCTTGCTTTTGCCCTTGCTGGGCCTGGCCAGCCCCTGCGTCCGCGCCGGCCTGACGGAGGGCGATGCCGCCTCGGGCATTCGTGCCGCGCTGGAGCGCGGTGCCGCCGCCGCCGTGGCCCAGCTGGGCCGCAGCGATGGCTTTCTGGGCAATCCGGCGGTGCGCATCGAGCTGCCCGGGCATCTGAAGGACGCGGCCAAGCTGCTCAAAACCCTGGGCCAGGGCCGCAAGGTCGACGAACTGCTGACCGCCATGAACCGCGCGGCAGAGGCGGCCGTGCCGGCGGCCCAGCCCTTGCTGCTGGCCGCCGTCAAGGGCATGAGCGTGGAGGACGGTCTCAAAATCCTGCGCGGCGGTGACGATGCCGTGACGCAGTATTTCGCCGGCAAGACCCGCTCGCCGCTGATTGAGAAGTTCCTGCCCCTGGTCACCCAGGCGACCCAGAAAGTCGCCCTGGCCGACAAGTACAACGCCGTGGCCGGCAAGGCCGCGGGCCTGGGGCTGCTGCGTCAGGACGACGCCAACATTCAGCAGTACGTGACGGGCCGGACCATCGATGGCCTTTTCCTTGTGATCGGCGAGGAAGAACGCAAGATCCGCCAGGACCCGCTGGGCACTGGCAGTGCTCTGCTGAAAAAGGTCTTCGGGGGTCTGAACTGA
- a CDS encoding ProQ/FINO family protein, with protein sequence MNDIPDSTQTPTTDAAEAPPVAPVADASPVSEAAPAETPAAAAPASEAPAAQAAEMSPAVCAAQLKALFPALFSGPFKPLKLRVQADIQARAPGQFTKAQLSAFLRRYTGNTGYLIALGKATQRFDLDGQPAGELSEEHRAAAREELARRRGLQQERLAAEQAERDLAQTQRRNRAGLLYDFERTTLTLPNFCVLKGVSPEELPALLDQARAERAEAPVREPREAPGRRDGREARDPRSAPRSPRGDGRTEGRPGARRDGPRRPGGPSGAGRGKPSGGR encoded by the coding sequence ATGAACGACATTCCCGATTCGACGCAGACGCCCACCACCGACGCCGCGGAGGCGCCGCCCGTGGCGCCTGTGGCCGATGCCAGCCCGGTGAGCGAAGCCGCGCCGGCCGAGACGCCGGCTGCGGCAGCCCCTGCCTCAGAAGCGCCGGCCGCGCAGGCCGCCGAGATGAGCCCGGCGGTCTGCGCGGCTCAGCTCAAGGCCCTGTTCCCGGCCCTGTTCAGCGGCCCTTTCAAGCCGCTGAAGCTGCGCGTGCAGGCCGACATCCAGGCGCGCGCGCCGGGTCAGTTCACCAAGGCCCAACTCTCGGCATTCTTGCGCCGCTACACCGGCAACACGGGCTATCTGATTGCCCTGGGCAAGGCCACGCAACGTTTCGATCTGGATGGCCAGCCGGCCGGTGAGCTCAGCGAAGAGCACCGTGCAGCGGCTCGCGAAGAGCTGGCCCGCCGCCGTGGTTTGCAGCAGGAGCGCCTGGCTGCCGAGCAGGCCGAGCGCGATCTGGCGCAGACCCAGCGCCGCAATCGGGCGGGTTTGCTCTACGACTTCGAGCGCACCACCCTGACCTTGCCCAATTTCTGCGTGCTCAAGGGCGTGAGCCCGGAGGAGCTGCCGGCCTTGCTGGACCAGGCACGCGCCGAGCGGGCCGAAGCCCCGGTGCGCGAGCCGCGCGAAGCACCCGGCCGGCGCGATGGCCGTGAGGCACGCGATCCGCGCTCGGCGCCGCGCAGTCCCCGCGGGGATGGCCGAACAGAGGGTCGACCGGGCGCACGCCGGGATGGCCCGCGTCGCCCCGGTGGCCCAAGTGGCGCCGGGCGTGGCAAACCCAGCGGCGGGCGCTGA
- a CDS encoding PEP-CTERM sorting domain-containing protein, whose protein sequence is MKKLILLSVLAAAGAAHADVIYSNGPVVGGNGLSVLASPASTYGFGMNTAAGISVADDFTVAAGTVWNVQSLDFFGYQTGASGFTFTGATWSIVSGDVNNGTVVASGSGAVTNGGLQGYRVLESTLTNTQRGIYKANADVSDFQLAAGTYWLRWSLTGSLASGPWQPPTSDAREGNAAQALSGAPFATLTEAGSGLTVELPFGVNGTIAAAVPEPSTYLLMLAGGLAVAGVARRRRQAQ, encoded by the coding sequence ATGAAAAAACTGATCCTCTTGAGCGTGCTGGCCGCTGCGGGTGCAGCCCATGCTGACGTGATTTACAGCAATGGCCCGGTGGTCGGCGGCAACGGTCTGTCCGTGCTGGCTTCGCCGGCCTCGACCTATGGCTTCGGCATGAATACCGCGGCCGGCATCTCGGTGGCTGATGACTTCACCGTGGCCGCTGGCACCGTGTGGAATGTGCAAAGCCTGGACTTTTTCGGCTACCAAACCGGTGCCAGCGGCTTCACCTTCACGGGCGCCACCTGGAGCATTGTTTCGGGTGATGTGAACAACGGCACCGTCGTCGCCTCGGGTTCGGGCGCCGTGACCAACGGTGGTCTGCAAGGCTATCGTGTCCTCGAAAGCACGCTGACCAACACCCAGCGCGGCATCTACAAGGCCAATGCCGATGTCAGCGACTTCCAGCTGGCGGCCGGTACCTACTGGCTGCGCTGGAGCCTGACCGGTTCCCTGGCTTCGGGCCCCTGGCAGCCGCCGACGTCCGACGCGCGCGAAGGCAATGCCGCACAGGCGCTGTCCGGCGCGCCCTTCGCCACCCTGACCGAAGCCGGTTCGGGCCTGACGGTGGAACTGCCCTTCGGCGTCAACGGCACCATCGCCGCCGCCGTGCCGGAACCGTCCACCTATTTGCTGATGCTGGCCGGTGGCCTGGCTGTGGCCGGTGTGGCACGTCGCCGCCGTCAAGCCCAGTGA